The genomic stretch ATTGATTTGGCTTAGGTTAAAAAAAGGTGAAGAGACTGTTATTATGCTTAAAGCCTTCACACACTCACTGACTTTTATCACAGTCCTCACTATTGATTGTTtggaagtatattttttttgtaaacaaatgCACTGCCAGTTTTTCAGTATAAGAGTGATAAGCACCTTTATAGTGCATGCCTCTTATATGTGATTGCATAGCTAACTAGGATGtattcaaacaataaacaagcAATTCTTTTCCAGTCAATGGCAGATCCCTAAAAGCTTTTATCAGAGGATCACATTGTGCTCAATCCCCAAGACCGAGCCAGTTGAGACGACTTAGAGTCAACTGCTCTTCGGTtgactgatgatgatgatgatgatgatgatgatgatgattgtatcaatttttttcccttatgGTAGAGCtcttgaagaaagaaaaaaagagcaacaagaaaatgaagaaaagacAAGAGAAGAGGTATTAGCTAAGAGAAAACAGGAACAGCAAGAGGCGACACAGCGATTCCAGAAGGACAccttacaaaagaaaaaacttacaCAAAACACTACAGATGGATCAGATAAAGGTAcaattcattaatttttattttttcttttcctcttattttctttatgaaacGTGTGTGACAGCCATTTGGACCAGGAATCCAAGACTgccttggattccggattctaggtactggattccagtctttgtcagtggaacttgaattctggattccaatggctagtgggattccggattccttgagctgtattccagatttTAAATCCCAGGACTCTGGATTCCACTAGCAAACATTTCCCGTCTtccagaatccggattcccttccCTGGGCCATCAGGTTCTTCAATATGACTCATTTACAATTTTCCTCATTTACACTGCCACTTTGGTATGTCCTGGCAAACTTCATTTATAATTCTCCACAAGAATGCCCTTACTATTTTAATTGAACACACTGTAATGCCTTCACTTCGATAATTTAGACAAACAGCTATATTGTGAAATCACAAAAAACAATATGGGTTTGTTGATAGTGGAACGTGCACATAGCTTATTCAGCTAGTTTACGGGCACTTCATTCCTCAGTAAtaattagaaaaaataattcagatATAATGTAACAGGAATACAAACCACAACCAGCTGGAGACAATAAGTTGGCTGTATTTACAAGAGTGACAGAGGTTTGTACTTGggacaactgaaaacaaatccAGCAGATGGCCAGAGGGGGATTCTAACCCAGAACCATGGGATTGCTAGTCTGGCATCCTGATGTCAGACTTGTGTATCTCATAAGACCACTCAAGCAAATATGAATACATGATTAACACTGAAAGTAGAGTGACAAATATAAATATACTTAAAAGTCGGTGACATGTCATGgcattataaaggaaataaccATGTTAGACctagaaatgatttttttccttagTAGGGAGATACCAGGTCATTGACTTAATTGACTGTTTTTAAATCCCCTATAATACATCCTGTTATGCCccagatttgttttttacatgtACCTCGGTTTTAGaactttttccttgttttgtatCTGAAGTTTCCCttggtttcattttgtttacctctttgcttcttttgttttacatcaACCGTGCTTTTTACACTGAGAATGATTtgaaattttgcataagttattgttttcaaatgcaGCCCTTGCAGGAGCATTTAATAACATTAGTTGAGGGAAGCAAAAAGAGTGTATTGTGGGAAATCTCGAAATCAAGAATAGGACAAACCAGAAAAGTTGCCGCACATACATTATGTtgactttttgtttctttctattTCTGGTGATAGTTTGGATGATATCAGTAAAGTTGTTCAGTTTCAATATCGTAGTTTGACCCAGATCATTTTTAAAATGAGCCAATTAAAAATGCCACGTGGGACATGTGACCCACTTTGACTAATTTCTAGATTGAACACTGTATACTTAAGACTGTCATTCTTAGAGAAAGATTTGCATTTATTACATGCAAATCTTCACCTAAGAAAGACAGTCTTAAGTATTTTGATCTGCTGAGTCATCATTTTCATGATATATGGCCATCCCACCAATATGGCCAAATTCTTACTGCccatataattataaaagtGGCTCTTTTAACAGGTCCTTGTAAGCCATAGATGAATAATTAAGctgaaactgattttttttttcagagccaGTTGCTGTTCGAGATGGCCACTATGTAGTGAGAGGTCACGTGGTGGAAGTGAGAGATGGTAAGCAGGTGGCACATGCCACATTACAGGACACCCAACTTAGGCAACAGCAGGGTGGAGTAGAACTACAGTCTTGGAGAAATGAAATGCTACCAAAGTACGAATTTCCATCAAGACATAAGGAACATTTCAATGGTGTTACTAACGGTGGAATTTTGTATGCAATGAATAGTTTGGGAAACGAAGGAAAGCTATATTCTTCACAGCCAGGTTTTGACCCATATGGTCCACCTGGGAACCGACTGGGCCTTGAAGCAGAGGGGAAAATGGGTGGATTGACAGAGAATGGCTCTGTAAGCGATACGCTGACAGTAGAAGAGCAAGAGAGGTTGCGAGCAGATGCCATTGCAAAGGGTGGACCAAAGCTCGCGTTTATTAACGACGAGTCACAAAAGGAACCTCCTGAAGGAGCTTTACCATGTATCATGGGAAGGGACTCTCCTGGAGGGAGCGTCACTAGCTTAGATAGCCTTGATGAGGTTCTTAACAAAGGCCAAGAGTCAGGTTCCATTAGCAGGGCTGGAATCATATCAAAAGGAAGTAAAGATGTATCCAAGTTTGCTGGAAAGAGAAGGGTCACATTTTCTGACAGCATCGAGTTTGATGATGGCGTAACAGGGCAGCTTGTCACCGAGGAAAAGCAAAGTACAAAGGTTTATACAATGTTGTACGCTCGAAATGTTAATAACTATTATAGCATGCCGCCATCCACGAGTTCTGCTTCAACGTCAGCAAAATCCGTAGCAAGCCAGAAGGGAACTAAAAATGCTGCGGTGACATCAATGGAACAAACGCTGACGGAGAAAAATGATACCAGCGCAGCATTTAGTGCGGTGAAGTCTGTCGATAGGGAGCCATCAGTAGTGACTGTTGTACACAGTGATCAGCCAAAAGCTAAACCTGTTGCTGTTGTGAGTCATCGCCTAGCCAAACCTAAGACGACACAGTTTTCTTTAAGGCAGGAGAATGTTGCAAAAGGAATACCATCAGGGCAAGAGACTTACAGTAAAGACACGGACAAACCCGTGGATGAAGCTAATTTTGTTAGGGGTCAGTCGCTCAATGACAGCCTAGAGATCATCAGAGACAGCTTGGATGAGAAGGAGAGCTCTTCTGTGGCACGGCAAGACGACGAGGAATGTAGTAATGAGAGTGCGGTGACCTGGACTATAGGCAGATCATCATTGAGAGACTCTCTTGAAAGATACGTGAAAAGTACCGCGGAAAGCACTGCGGAAGAACTTACTGATGAAGCTTCATGTAATGATGGTCGAGGTAACGAGAGGGATAATGGCTTTGCTCCTAATCCATCAGAAGAGAACAATAGAAGTTTATCCCCTCATCTCGCCGGAGATACGGATAGCGTGGCTTTCGTTGGCTCCAGAGAGGAGACGGTGAAAGGTTTTGTTGCTAGACCTCTAGAGGGTAAGGGATCTGGTTATCTCAACTCAGGATACGTGGCACATCCATCTCCAGTCACATCTTTATACCAACATTATCGACCTCCAGTTAACTCCAGTCCAGCCCCTGCTGTGTTCACTTCTCCGTACGCTTATCAACAAAATGCAAATACATTCAGCGGTGTGCAGTCTCAGGGGACATTGCATCAGAACTTCCCCTATACTTTCTCCACCAGTGCTGGAGTAATGGGAATGAGTCCAGCAAGGCAAGAACAAGTGAGTTTGGAGAGCACACCCATTCCGTACGCTTCACAGCTTGCTGCAACAGAGTATCGTGTTGTGGGTAGAGAGGTCGTGCAGTCAGTCGAGTCCCAGAACAATTATGTCCTAGCCTCATCCTCTTCTATCGGGCATGCTGCAAATAGAGTTAACACTGACCCAACAGGTGCTACAGGAGTGAAAACAACAGGAACATCGGCTGTTGAAGTACAAACTGAAAGGAGTAGCGCTGTTACTTCTAGAAAAAAGTATTCATCGTCACCTTCATCAACTGCATCAACCTCCTCATCAGGACGTCGGTCTCCAAGGTCGTTCATTCCAAGACCTCCAGCCACGAAAAAATCTGGCAGAGGTCGCGTGTATCCAGGTGGTCACTACAGAAAACAAATCACTGCTCGTCCACGGAAGGCGGCAGTCAACAGCTCCCCTGTGGCAGCAGGTGGTGGACAAGGAGTGAAATCTAAAAGAGTGCTTACTAATAACAATGGCATTAACCAGACGGAACATGGTGTCGGAAGGCGCAACTCACCTTCACCAAGATCAGGTAAAGGCAAGAGTGGGAGGACTCAACCGAAGCGATCAAACAGCAGTGAAAGTGAGAGTCCTGATCATGATGGTATTATTGAAGGAATAAAGCGCAACATGGAGATGATGAACATGAGAGCAAGAACAACAGCGGCCGAGGAGCAACATCGGAGGATTTTGGATTCTCTGAGGTTGGACTTTGGTGACGAGAAGCACGACAAGTCGTCCCCGCAGGCATATCCTGTTCATGGAGCGCCTTACGGAGAGAATAACGGTGTGGCCGAGAAAATTGTTGTAAAACACGATGGCACCACTCGACGAGTCCACCATCCCCGTGTGGGTTCAGCTGGGTCTCGTTCAGGGAGACCCTCTGCAGGAGGAACTACCAGAATGGATTCTGGTGAAAGCAGCTATAAACTAAGTGGGTCTCAAGGGGAGAGACCTGCAGGCAGCAACATGAGAGTGGATGCTACTAATGGTGAACATTATCAACCAACAGGCTTCCGAGGTAGCAGACCTCCCTCTGGTCCTAACACCAGGCTCGATTCTGCCAGTGCGGGTTACTACCATTCAGTTTCATCGAGAGAAGGAAGACCTCCCGTGGGTAAAGGTGTCAGGATGGATTTGGTCAATGACGACTACCACTCCGGTTTCGATGGATATTATAGGAGTGGAAGACCAGTAGGAACTGAAGCACTAGCTGTGCAAACAGTTCCTGAAGATGGTTTCGAAGGAATAATTCAAAGACCTGCTCCAGTTTTAAGTCAACGGCAGATCTACCAGGAAGGGAGACACGATTACCCAACATCAAGTGTTGCTCATCCCATTACACGGCAAGACCGCGAACAGCCCGCACGGGCAAGAGACGTTAATTTGTATGGAAGGGAGGCCAGCGACCTTAATAGGTCTATATCTTTGGAGAAAACACCCACAGATGATGAAATTAACCATCTTTGGGCGCACGTTCGCTCTTACCTTCATAGCGGAAGTAAAAAATCTGTGGGTTCAGACTCGTGCGTTAACAGAGTTGACGTACGCCGTTCTAGGACGCGGTCTAGTTCGACGCAGCGGGAGTTTATTCAGCCCACTGCTCCGCAGCAAAACACACGAGGGAGCCAGCTAAGCCAGCCCGGGCAACAATTTCTTGGAGTGCCTCCCCAAGCTGGCGGTAGTACGCTTGGAGGACTGCGTCGATATGGCTCTCATGAGGTTCTCAGACGGGACAGCTCCTCAGAAAGTCTGTCAATTAAGAGGCCGCCATTGCTGCAGCACCGTGCTTCAAGAAACAGACGATTCCAGGGTCAAAATGGCAGACCGCCATTACCGAGACAGAACGAGCATAAACCGTTACCGAGTCAGGCTGGACCCAGTGCGTCAGTATCTACTAGAGGTAACTTAATTCAGTTTTCGAACAACGTACCACCCACTGACTGTAGCATTTTGTGACAGTAACTGTGACAGTAATATAGCTTTTGACTAGTAGCCAAGAATGTGTGGTAACTTGAGTAGCAATTAAGCAATTTTTACCCGAAGTAGTCAAGAGAGCGTCTCATGGCATGCACGCGATATAGTTCATTGCCGCAAGATTTTCATCAACATCCATGTGAAACTCTTTGCTTGTTGTAGTTGGAGGCCCACAGCCATTGTCGCCAGCTGAAATGCAAGCCGTGATGATGGCCTCTGAGAAAGAAATGCTTCACAGACATCAAACAGAGGAGTTTGCTGAGATGCCGTCTTATCAACAGTTCCAAGGTGTGCCGAGCAGCAGGGCAGGTCAGTAAGCCCGCCATTTTTCACAGCTTAGCTATACCTTATCTCACAGCAGCCTCCATAATCTCTGTCTTCTGTGGTGTGATATAATCTAATAAGTACCTGATCTCTGTTGCGTTACTTAATAATCCGTTTACCGTTTGGCGATAGCTTTGCTGCTGCCAGAACCATCTCCGCCCAAATTTAGGCCAGTTTCTAGTtgtcccaagcctctgtttcaaagcgaggctaagttgGAAGCTATTGATCAGTTATAGAAACGATTTTCTattctcattcaaataaaactcattctcataagaaaggttttgtttggcctcgctttgaaagtgagagtgtTTGGAACTCGGAACAGGCCTATTCCCGCAGTTCCCGCAGCCTTGCAGAGATGTAAGTATTGCGCCAGTGAACAATTTTCTTagtcttgttttgcttttattgtAAGGTCCCAGTGCTCTCTCACTGGAGGAGCAGAGGTTACTGCAGTCTTTGGATCGTTTGAACGAAAGGCTCAGAGGTATTGTTGATTTTACAGTAAGGAACCCAAAAGAGTGACCTCCTTTAATCaactcacattctttcatgcagacattaaccaatgagaagtcgaggacagtttccaactgccttctgattggattaaatctttACGAAAGAATGAGAATAAATCGAAAGCGGACACACTTTTTGGGCTCAGATTTGTACTCTGTTGTTTTGACGAACCCATGACACGACTATGCCTATTGTATTGCTACGGTGTTTGATTGGCTATAAAGTCCCCTGTTATGAGCCAGAGTAATCATTGGGGTTTTGGTGTAACAAAAAACTGTTCTGCTAAAGCGCTTTACTCTGGTCAAGTAATACAAGGCAGATATTAAGCAATAGGCCTTTCTGAAAAATGCCACAATACTCTTAAATCTGTGGGCTCCGCGTCTTGTGGGTGTAATTATTTCAGTGCCCTCTGGAATGGCAAGTTCGTGTTAGAAGTTTTCTCTTGAACACACCTTCTTCAGTGATTAAATGAACCTTTAAAGTTGATTTTGAATTAAAACAAGCGTAACATACGCTTCTACACGAAAAAACATTGGAACACTTGAACCTTGGCGTTTGTATGCAAATGTGCGTATTaccagggttcgtacagagtcttgaattcttgaaaaagtcttgaaatttgcccagcaattttccagacctggaaaaaaattccggcAAATAGGGATGAAGCCTTGAAATAAATGGTAAAGAGtcttgagtttttttaaaactaaaaccaGTGCtaaatcttattcaatctcgTCTTTACATTTGCAGCGCATCATggaaaaagctttgttcctgcgtttttgttttttaaggtctctattaatCAACTATTTTATAACCTTGAAGTCtgaaaaaagtcttgaattttggatccaagaATCTGTACGAATCCTGTATTACGCAAATTTTTGACCAGTTTATACTTAGTGCGTCAGTCTGGTGCGAGCATTCTTCTAAATATACGAGGCTAAAGATTATGATGGTATTTTTTGGAAAGGCCTATCCCAAATGAAAAACGGAACTGAGACTCCTATCGCCCCATGCAAGGGAATCcaggactgtcttggattctagagtccacgccgtggattcccgattccaggtactggattccgattccgtgtcagtggaacttggattccgggtTTCAACCGCTGgcgggattccagattccttgagctgtattgcGGATTACagaagcccaggattccggactCCAAAGCAAAAATTTGTTGGATTCCG from Porites lutea chromosome 1, jaPorLute2.1, whole genome shotgun sequence encodes the following:
- the LOC140953852 gene encoding uncharacterized protein, with translation MLKGAYSEKFKIIQQERLDQLKEEHKESVKSKSDRVKELSKETNRRRKALEERKKEQQENEEKTREEVLAKRKQEQQEATQRFQKDTLQKKKLTQNTTDGSDKEPVAVRDGHYVVRGHVVEVRDGKQVAHATLQDTQLRQQQGGVELQSWRNEMLPKYEFPSRHKEHFNGVTNGGILYAMNSLGNEGKLYSSQPGFDPYGPPGNRLGLEAEGKMGGLTENGSVSDTLTVEEQERLRADAIAKGGPKLAFINDESQKEPPEGALPCIMGRDSPGGSVTSLDSLDEVLNKGQESGSISRAGIISKGSKDVSKFAGKRRVTFSDSIEFDDGVTGQLVTEEKQSTKVYTMLYARNVNNYYSMPPSTSSASTSAKSVASQKGTKNAAVTSMEQTLTEKNDTSAAFSAVKSVDREPSVVTVVHSDQPKAKPVAVVSHRLAKPKTTQFSLRQENVAKGIPSGQETYSKDTDKPVDEANFVRGQSLNDSLEIIRDSLDEKESSSVARQDDEECSNESAVTWTIGRSSLRDSLERYVKSTAESTAEELTDEASCNDGRGNERDNGFAPNPSEENNRSLSPHLAGDTDSVAFVGSREETVKGFVARPLEGKGSGYLNSGYVAHPSPVTSLYQHYRPPVNSSPAPAVFTSPYAYQQNANTFSGVQSQGTLHQNFPYTFSTSAGVMGMSPARQEQVSLESTPIPYASQLAATEYRVVGREVVQSVESQNNYVLASSSSIGHAANRVNTDPTGATGVKTTGTSAVEVQTERSSAVTSRKKYSSSPSSTASTSSSGRRSPRSFIPRPPATKKSGRGRVYPGGHYRKQITARPRKAAVNSSPVAAGGGQGVKSKRVLTNNNGINQTEHGVGRRNSPSPRSGKGKSGRTQPKRSNSSESESPDHDGIIEGIKRNMEMMNMRARTTAAEEQHRRILDSLRLDFGDEKHDKSSPQAYPVHGAPYGENNGVAEKIVVKHDGTTRRVHHPRVGSAGSRSGRPSAGGTTRMDSGESSYKLSGSQGERPAGSNMRVDATNGEHYQPTGFRGSRPPSGPNTRLDSASAGYYHSVSSREGRPPVGKGVRMDLVNDDYHSGFDGYYRSGRPVGTEALAVQTVPEDGFEGIIQRPAPVLSQRQIYQEGRHDYPTSSVAHPITRQDREQPARARDVNLYGREASDLNRSISLEKTPTDDEINHLWAHVRSYLHSGSKKSVGSDSCVNRVDVRRSRTRSSSTQREFIQPTAPQQNTRGSQLSQPGQQFLGVPPQAGGSTLGGLRRYGSHEVLRRDSSSESLSIKRPPLLQHRASRNRRFQGQNGRPPLPRQNEHKPLPSQAGPSASVSTRVGGPQPLSPAEMQAVMMASEKEMLHRHQTEEFAEMPSYQQFQGVPSSRAGPSALSLEEQRLLQSLDRLNERLRAQEEMTKAISQKPKMKDTGLRKAQQSGRTAAGSRQTAQNGPAHSSNRSLLHTR